CATGTCGCCGATTCTCGCAGCGGACTTGACCCTCACGCGACGTCAACCCCGGAAGGTCGTCCCATGACGGAAATCGATGACGGTCGAAGATGTGGCGTTCTCTCGGGCTCACGGTGCGAACGCTGCACCACTACGACCGCATCGGACTGTGCGTGCCGAGCGAGCGCTCGCTGGGCGGCTACCGCTTGCACACCGAGGACATGAAGAAGTTTTTCGGTGAGGGCTTGGAGGAAGCACAAGCGGAGGCCGAGCAGCGCTGGAGCGACGCGCGCAGCCGGTCCTTGTGGCGGTTACGAGGCGCGCCGGTTTTGCCTGCTTCGCTGTGGCGTTGCAGGTCGCGCTCCGGTCGTGAGCACGTAGGCTCTGTGCCTCAGTCGGCCTGGTCCATCGGTCGCCGAATGCCCCAGTAGGTGTTGTTGGCTGCGAGCAGGAAGACCAGCAGGCCGACCGCGAGCCACCAGGCCATGGCTGAGAGGTGGAAGCCGAGGCTGTAACCGTCGAGGTAGACGACGCTGCGAACGGCGTCGACTCCTGCACCGTTCGGCAACCACTGACCCATGAAGCGCCACGGCTGGGGAAGGACCTCGTAGTTGAAGGCCCCG
This is a stretch of genomic DNA from Yimella lutea. It encodes these proteins:
- a CDS encoding MerR family DNA-binding transcriptional regulator, whose product is MWRSLGLTVRTLHHYDRIGLCVPSERSLGGYRLHTEDMKKFFGEGLEEAQAEAEQRWSDARSRSLWRLRGAPVLPASLWRCRSRSGREHVGSVPQSAWSIGRRMPQ